One window of Chionomys nivalis chromosome 10, mChiNiv1.1, whole genome shotgun sequence genomic DNA carries:
- the Zbtb42 gene encoding zinc finger and BTB domain-containing protein 42 isoform X2 — protein MYEGRLDLHSLPVEDVLAAASYLHMYDIVKVCKGRLRKKDPDLETRALGTELPGQLPHSLPSWSPDFCQAAPNAKPPPLGVKAVHPLPTFGPPSWQVTGEPSGALDLSLKPSPRPEQVHPPCILQKSLYSSMQQGVQPLVKVEQDSFSEQDSRSPRSTNRSPPPVCASAAQDLAEDLEPLSVQETGSQQLGLDAEPVGDSEELGPNRHLCICPLCCKLFPSTHALQLHLSAHFRERDSVRARLSPEGAVPTCPLCSKTFSCTYTLKRHERTHSGEKPYTCVQCGKSFQYSHNLSRHAVVHTREKPHACRWCERRFTQSGDLYRHVRKFHYGLVKSLLV, from the coding sequence ATGTACGAGGGCCGCCTGGACCTGCACAGCCTGCCTGTCGAGGACGTCCTGGCTGCCGCCAGCTACCTACACATGTATGATATCGTCAAGGTCTGCAAGGGCAGGCTTAGGAAGAAAGACCCAGATCTGGAGACCCGCGCTCTGGGGACAGAGCTTCCTGGTCAGCTACCACACTCCCTGCCTTCCTGGTCCCCTGACTTCTGCCAAGCCGCACCAAATGCCAAACCCCCACCTCTAGGGGTCAAGGCTGTCCATCCCCTGCCAACATTTGGACCTCCATCTTGGCAGGTCACAGGGGAGCCAAGTGGGGCCCTGGACCTGTCACTGAAGCCTAGTCCAAGACCGGAGCAGGTTCACCCACCCTGTATCCTCCAGAAATCCCTCTACAGCTCGATGCAGCAAGGGGTCCAGCCTCTGGTGAAGGTTGAGCAAGATTCATTCTCTGAACAAGATAGCAGGAGCCCGCGGAGCACCAACCGATCGCCACCACCAGTCTGTGCTTCTGCAGCCCAAGACTTGGCAGAGGACTTGGAGCCACTGAGTGTCCAAGAGACAGGCAGCCAGCAACTTGGATTGGATGCAGAGCCAGTGGGGGACAGCGAGGAGCTGGGTCCCAACAGGCACCTTTGCATTTGCCCGCTGTGCTGCAAGCTGTTCCCTAGCACCCATGCACTGCAGTTGCATCTCAGTGCCCACTTCCGAGAGCGGGACAGTGTCCGTGCCAGGCTCTCTCCTGAGGGGGCCGTACCCACATGCCCGCTCTGCAGCAAGACCTTCTCCTGCACATACACACTGAAAAGGCATGAACGGACACACTCGGGGGAGAAGCCCTATACATGTGTGCAGTGTGGCAAGAGCTTCCAGTACTCACACAACTTAAGCCGGCATGCTGTGGTCCACACACGGGAGAAGCCCCATGCCTGCCGCTGGTGTGAGCGCCGATTCACACAGTCTGGGGACCTGTATCGCCATGTCCGCAAGTTTCACTATGGCCTCGTTAAGTCCTTGCTGGTGTGA
- the Zbtb42 gene encoding zinc finger and BTB domain-containing protein 42 isoform X1, translated as MEFPEHGVRLLGRLRQQRELGFLCDCTVLVGDARFPAHRAVLAACSVYFHLFYRDQPESSRDTVRLNGDIVTVPAFSRLLDFMYEGRLDLHSLPVEDVLAAASYLHMYDIVKVCKGRLRKKDPDLETRALGTELPGQLPHSLPSWSPDFCQAAPNAKPPPLGVKAVHPLPTFGPPSWQVTGEPSGALDLSLKPSPRPEQVHPPCILQKSLYSSMQQGVQPLVKVEQDSFSEQDSRSPRSTNRSPPPVCASAAQDLAEDLEPLSVQETGSQQLGLDAEPVGDSEELGPNRHLCICPLCCKLFPSTHALQLHLSAHFRERDSVRARLSPEGAVPTCPLCSKTFSCTYTLKRHERTHSGEKPYTCVQCGKSFQYSHNLSRHAVVHTREKPHACRWCERRFTQSGDLYRHVRKFHYGLVKSLLV; from the coding sequence ATGGAGTTCCCGGAGCACGGCGTACGGCTGCTGGGCCGCCTGAGGCAGCAGCGCGAGCTGGGCTTCCTGTGCGACTGCACTGTCTTGGTGGGCGACGCGCGTTTCCCTGCGCACCGCGCTGTACTGGCAGCGTGCAGTGTCTACTTCCATCTCTTCTACAGGGACCAGCCCGAGAGCAGCCGCGACACGGTGAGGCTCAACGGCGACATCGTCACAGTGCCCGCCTTCAGCCGCCTGCTGGACTTCATGTACGAGGGCCGCCTGGACCTGCACAGCCTGCCTGTCGAGGACGTCCTGGCTGCCGCCAGCTACCTACACATGTATGATATCGTCAAGGTCTGCAAGGGCAGGCTTAGGAAGAAAGACCCAGATCTGGAGACCCGCGCTCTGGGGACAGAGCTTCCTGGTCAGCTACCACACTCCCTGCCTTCCTGGTCCCCTGACTTCTGCCAAGCCGCACCAAATGCCAAACCCCCACCTCTAGGGGTCAAGGCTGTCCATCCCCTGCCAACATTTGGACCTCCATCTTGGCAGGTCACAGGGGAGCCAAGTGGGGCCCTGGACCTGTCACTGAAGCCTAGTCCAAGACCGGAGCAGGTTCACCCACCCTGTATCCTCCAGAAATCCCTCTACAGCTCGATGCAGCAAGGGGTCCAGCCTCTGGTGAAGGTTGAGCAAGATTCATTCTCTGAACAAGATAGCAGGAGCCCGCGGAGCACCAACCGATCGCCACCACCAGTCTGTGCTTCTGCAGCCCAAGACTTGGCAGAGGACTTGGAGCCACTGAGTGTCCAAGAGACAGGCAGCCAGCAACTTGGATTGGATGCAGAGCCAGTGGGGGACAGCGAGGAGCTGGGTCCCAACAGGCACCTTTGCATTTGCCCGCTGTGCTGCAAGCTGTTCCCTAGCACCCATGCACTGCAGTTGCATCTCAGTGCCCACTTCCGAGAGCGGGACAGTGTCCGTGCCAGGCTCTCTCCTGAGGGGGCCGTACCCACATGCCCGCTCTGCAGCAAGACCTTCTCCTGCACATACACACTGAAAAGGCATGAACGGACACACTCGGGGGAGAAGCCCTATACATGTGTGCAGTGTGGCAAGAGCTTCCAGTACTCACACAACTTAAGCCGGCATGCTGTGGTCCACACACGGGAGAAGCCCCATGCCTGCCGCTGGTGTGAGCGCCGATTCACACAGTCTGGGGACCTGTATCGCCATGTCCGCAAGTTTCACTATGGCCTCGTTAAGTCCTTGCTGGTGTGA